The Prochlorococcus sp. MIT 1300 genome has a window encoding:
- a CDS encoding metal ABC transporter permease, whose protein sequence is MNEIILSSISYSWLTEPLSHDFMRRALMVSAIVGGVCGLLSCYMTLKGWALMGDAVSHAVMPGVVVAYALGLPFSIGAFVFGVGSVALIGFIKQKSRVKEDTVIGLVFTGFFALGLVLVSKIKSNIDLMHILFGSPLGISRSDVNQTVIISAIVISVLLLFRRDLMLYCFDPTHARSIGINTGLLHYLLLSVLSLAAVAGLQTVGIILVVAMLITPGATAYLLTDRFDRMTIIAISSSVISSVIGVYISYWSDIETGGSIVLVQTCIFLIAFLFAPRYGIFKLNDSFGR, encoded by the coding sequence ATGAACGAAATTATTCTTTCTTCAATTTCATACTCATGGCTTACTGAACCTTTATCCCATGACTTTATGCGAAGAGCATTAATGGTTAGTGCAATCGTTGGGGGAGTCTGTGGATTGCTTTCTTGTTATATGACTTTAAAGGGGTGGGCTCTTATGGGTGATGCTGTCTCTCATGCAGTAATGCCTGGTGTAGTTGTAGCGTATGCGTTGGGGTTACCATTTTCTATAGGCGCGTTTGTTTTTGGGGTTGGATCGGTAGCCTTAATAGGCTTTATTAAGCAGAAGTCAAGAGTTAAAGAAGATACAGTAATTGGCCTTGTATTTACAGGTTTCTTTGCTTTGGGCTTGGTGTTAGTTTCGAAAATAAAAAGCAATATAGATCTGATGCATATTCTTTTTGGGAGCCCCCTTGGTATTTCCAGAAGTGATGTAAACCAGACGGTTATTATCTCGGCAATTGTTATTTCAGTCCTTTTATTATTTAGAAGAGATCTAATGCTGTATTGCTTTGACCCTACTCATGCAAGATCTATTGGAATAAATACAGGACTTTTGCATTATCTTCTTCTTTCTGTGCTTTCATTGGCGGCGGTAGCAGGCCTTCAAACAGTTGGGATAATTCTTGTAGTTGCAATGCTAATTACACCAGGGGCAACTGCATATTTGTTGACTGATCGCTTTGACAGAATGACAATAATTGCTATATCTAGCAGTGTTATATCCAGTGTAATAGGTGTATATATTAGTTATTGGTCAGATATAGAGACTGGGGGGTCAATTGTTTTGGTTCAGACTTGTATCTTTTTAATAGCATTTTTGTTCGCCCCTAGATATGGCATTTTTAAATTAAATGATTCTTTCGGTCGATGA
- a CDS encoding DUF4336 domain-containing protein gives MTVTSQFSSPKEGNDFLSRHWPWWGLLPLYPYGYKRTVFKELVPDQLWGLEQLQGLYYVAVPVRLIVAKVPGGLMLVNPLPPTKELTAFLRELIEKHGPVLSIVLPTASGLEHKISLPALARFFPKAELWICPGQWSFPFQMPLAWLGIPSARTKTLFEDGLPHEETCEWIPLGPLDIGLGRFQEVSCFHKASRALLVTDSLVGISADPPALFNEDPTPLLFHARDRGDEPLKDSPHSRRKGWARLVLFASFLRPAQLDIPPLSKVLRYAFRPGVRSPRAHFGIFPFEWKDGWDTAAMQLLGEKKPLLQIAPVLERLVFPRARESFLEWLDKLNRLEKLKWLVSAHHSPLVEFNNRQARELKRKISNREWAPDDGDWGFLGGLDKTLLDRGVVPKNPLKAFKD, from the coding sequence ATGACCGTGACTAGCCAATTCAGTTCCCCCAAGGAAGGGAATGATTTCCTTAGTCGCCACTGGCCTTGGTGGGGACTTTTGCCTCTTTACCCTTACGGCTATAAAAGAACGGTTTTTAAAGAGCTGGTTCCTGATCAGCTTTGGGGTTTGGAACAACTTCAAGGCCTTTATTACGTGGCTGTTCCTGTTCGACTAATAGTTGCAAAAGTCCCAGGTGGTTTGATGTTGGTTAATCCTCTGCCACCAACTAAGGAGTTGACTGCATTTTTGAGAGAACTCATCGAAAAGCATGGTCCTGTCCTGTCAATTGTTCTCCCAACGGCTTCAGGCCTAGAACACAAAATTTCATTACCTGCATTGGCAAGATTTTTTCCTAAGGCGGAATTATGGATTTGTCCAGGGCAGTGGAGTTTTCCATTTCAGATGCCTTTGGCATGGTTAGGAATACCATCTGCTCGTACAAAAACTTTGTTTGAAGATGGTCTGCCACATGAGGAAACTTGTGAATGGATTCCTTTAGGGCCTTTGGATATTGGTTTAGGAAGGTTTCAAGAGGTTTCTTGTTTCCATAAGGCTTCACGAGCACTTCTTGTGACGGATTCTTTGGTGGGGATTAGTGCCGATCCCCCAGCGCTTTTTAATGAAGATCCAACACCACTGCTTTTTCATGCGCGTGATCGAGGAGATGAACCTTTAAAGGATTCGCCTCATTCAAGGAGAAAAGGCTGGGCAAGATTAGTTTTATTTGCTTCTTTTTTGCGCCCTGCCCAATTAGATATTCCACCTCTTTCGAAAGTTCTTAGATATGCCTTTAGACCTGGAGTTCGATCTCCAAGAGCTCATTTTGGCATCTTTCCATTTGAATGGAAAGATGGGTGGGATACTGCTGCTATGCAATTATTAGGAGAGAAAAAACCACTCCTTCAAATAGCACCTGTTTTGGAACGTTTAGTTTTCCCTAGGGCAAGGGAAAGCTTTTTGGAATGGCTAGATAAATTAAATAGGTTGGAAAAACTAAAATGGCTAGTTTCTGCTCACCACTCTCCTTTAGTGGAATTTAATAATAGACAAGCTAGAGAACTTAAAAGAAAAATTTCTAACAGAGAATGGGCTCCAGATGATGGAGATTGGGGATTCTTAGGAGGATTAGATAAAACTCTTCTTGATAGGGGTGTTGTTCCTAAGAATCCTTTGAAAGCTTTTAAAGATTGA
- a CDS encoding DUF760 domain-containing protein, translating to MFNPEFITTDNSDSHESNALIQYLQDQSPDVLQRVAKSASSDIQDIIRHNVQGLLGMLPGEQFEVKVTSSRDHFASLLASAMMTGYFLRQMEQRKELEETMFADESMSVNEEDLNL from the coding sequence ATGTTCAACCCGGAGTTCATAACCACTGACAACAGCGACAGTCATGAAAGCAACGCGCTGATCCAGTATTTACAGGATCAATCCCCTGATGTACTCCAGAGGGTTGCGAAATCAGCAAGTAGCGACATTCAAGACATTATTCGCCACAATGTCCAAGGCCTACTTGGAATGCTGCCAGGGGAGCAATTTGAAGTAAAGGTAACTTCAAGCAGAGATCACTTTGCAAGTCTGCTTGCATCAGCAATGATGACAGGGTATTTCCTAAGGCAAATGGAACAACGCAAAGAATTGGAAGAAACAATGTTTGCAGATGAATCAATGTCAGTAAATGAAGAGGACCTCAATCTTTAA
- the lepB gene encoding signal peptidase I — protein MNQPLPKEKSKTRGSFANLLIWAAIALLVRWQVVEPRWIPSGSMLPTLQIQDRILVEKIRPRIAKSQNKHLRMGSVVVFHPPERLLAEGYEQNSALIKRLVGLPGDVIEIRDGHLWRNKQLIQEPWLNSPMNYQMSPIKVPENELWVLGDNRNNSLDSHFWGPLPEKSLIGTAIWRYWPLENFGPIRFPTPPKIKHQEDTALMSVS, from the coding sequence ATGAACCAACCTCTCCCAAAAGAAAAAAGCAAAACCAGAGGCAGCTTTGCGAACCTATTGATATGGGCAGCTATAGCTTTATTAGTTAGATGGCAAGTTGTTGAGCCTAGATGGATCCCCTCAGGATCGATGTTGCCAACATTGCAAATTCAAGATCGAATCCTAGTCGAGAAAATACGCCCAAGAATTGCAAAGAGTCAAAACAAGCATCTCAGGATGGGTAGCGTTGTTGTTTTTCACCCTCCTGAAAGGCTCCTAGCAGAAGGCTATGAGCAAAATTCAGCTTTAATCAAAAGATTAGTTGGTCTTCCAGGAGACGTAATAGAAATCCGTGATGGACACCTATGGAGAAACAAACAATTAATTCAAGAACCATGGCTTAATAGTCCAATGAATTACCAAATGTCGCCAATTAAGGTTCCTGAAAACGAACTTTGGGTACTAGGTGACAACCGAAACAACAGTTTAGATTCTCACTTTTGGGGCCCATTACCCGAAAAATCTCTTATAGGTACAGCAATATGGAGATATTGGCCATTGGAAAATTTCGGCCCAATTCGGTTCCCCACCCCTCCGAAAATCAAACATCAAGAGGATACTGCGTTAATGTCAGTATCGTGA
- the menD gene encoding 2-succinyl-5-enolpyruvyl-6-hydroxy-3-cyclohexene-1-carboxylic-acid synthase: MGLVKAETLSIARTNLFVSLRLLEALLLKGMNHVVLCPGSRSTPLALAVGRLAGEGKLALTTAIDERSAAFLALGIAAGSGTAPAVITTSGSAVANLLPAVVEADRSCQPLLLITADRPARLKNCGANQTVNQEQFLLPATRLFRQGPSAGIHLFTDDLLAFFVEEAWAGCHDFSGPVHLNLPIEEPLNVSANEQTQVLNGWVPENYRSNAKPQSVLKGKQGGISNDFPVLDPSRSGFIVVGPWRGKRKDLIAFQRAVHDWQKISGWPVLADPLSGISSNQKGLINNWELLLPNSLPMPQEEIQVLRLGPLSASRNLELLLNRARGGQVLISEGDARNLDPLNLAIQWSQGFTSWLECFKKKQNFQGNNAVNSETELCKQWLKITKTTQDWLDKHLPLEGMITEPSLARWIPRILPIDIPIMLAASSPVRDWLSFSGVSCLSRRCFGFRGASGIDGTLSLAMGLAKVLGRNFLVTGDIALLHDSNGWLFSSQNLIPLTVLLIDNGGGGIFHQLPLQVEPKESFDRLFAMPQNVDPLALAEAHGVPYRQISCLDDLAPSIEWSLSQSGPVLLRVCTSPSNDAFLRQELRSGLETCLKEFSKNNSVDI; this comes from the coding sequence ATTGGGTTAGTTAAGGCTGAAACACTGTCAATTGCTCGAACCAACCTTTTTGTTTCGTTAAGGCTATTAGAAGCCTTGCTCCTTAAAGGGATGAATCATGTAGTCCTTTGCCCCGGGAGTCGTTCTACTCCTTTAGCGCTTGCTGTAGGCAGATTGGCTGGTGAAGGCAAGTTGGCGCTTACAACAGCGATTGATGAGCGCTCGGCTGCTTTCCTGGCTCTCGGTATTGCCGCTGGCAGTGGCACCGCTCCTGCCGTAATTACAACTTCAGGTTCTGCAGTGGCTAATTTATTGCCTGCAGTTGTAGAGGCTGATCGGTCTTGCCAACCGTTGTTGTTAATTACTGCCGACAGGCCTGCCCGCCTTAAGAATTGTGGAGCTAACCAAACCGTTAACCAAGAACAATTCCTTCTCCCTGCGACGAGACTCTTCAGGCAAGGACCATCTGCTGGAATTCATCTTTTTACAGATGATTTACTAGCTTTTTTTGTTGAAGAAGCTTGGGCTGGATGTCATGACTTTTCTGGGCCAGTTCATTTAAATCTACCTATTGAGGAACCTTTGAATGTTTCTGCCAATGAGCAAACCCAAGTGTTAAATGGTTGGGTTCCAGAGAATTATCGATCTAATGCAAAACCGCAAAGTGTTTTAAAGGGAAAGCAAGGAGGTATATCTAATGATTTCCCTGTTTTAGATCCTTCACGCTCTGGATTTATTGTGGTTGGTCCTTGGAGAGGAAAGAGAAAGGACTTAATTGCTTTTCAGAGGGCTGTTCATGATTGGCAGAAAATAAGTGGTTGGCCTGTATTAGCAGATCCGCTCTCAGGCATTTCCTCTAATCAAAAGGGACTTATTAATAACTGGGAATTGCTTTTGCCAAATTCTCTCCCTATGCCACAAGAAGAGATACAAGTTCTACGCTTGGGACCTCTTTCAGCTAGTCGGAACCTAGAACTTTTGTTGAATAGAGCAAGAGGGGGCCAAGTCTTAATTAGTGAAGGCGATGCTAGAAATTTGGATCCACTTAACTTGGCTATTCAGTGGAGCCAAGGCTTCACATCCTGGTTAGAATGCTTTAAGAAAAAACAGAATTTTCAAGGAAACAATGCAGTCAATTCGGAAACTGAGCTATGCAAACAATGGCTTAAAATAACTAAGACAACTCAAGATTGGTTAGATAAACATCTACCTTTAGAGGGAATGATTACTGAGCCTTCTTTGGCTAGATGGATTCCTCGCATTTTGCCTATAGATATTCCAATAATGCTTGCCGCTAGTAGTCCAGTAAGAGACTGGCTTTCTTTCTCGGGTGTAAGTTGTTTGTCTAGAAGATGCTTTGGTTTTCGTGGTGCATCAGGTATAGATGGGACTTTGTCTCTTGCAATGGGATTGGCTAAGGTTCTAGGCCGTAACTTCTTAGTTACTGGTGACATTGCTCTACTTCATGATAGTAATGGATGGTTATTTTCCAGTCAGAATTTGATTCCATTAACAGTGCTTTTAATTGACAATGGTGGTGGTGGTATTTTTCATCAGCTTCCTTTGCAGGTAGAGCCAAAGGAATCTTTCGATCGTCTTTTTGCAATGCCTCAGAATGTTGACCCTTTAGCATTGGCAGAGGCTCATGGTGTTCCATATCGCCAGATTTCATGTTTGGATGATTTGGCTCCATCTATTGAGTGGAGCCTCAGTCAATCAGGACCTGTTTTATTGAGAGTTTGTACAAGCCCTAGTAATGATGCTTTCTTAAGGCAAGAGTTACGAAGTGGCTTGGAAACTTGTTTGAAAGAGTTTTCCAAAAACAATTCAGTCGACATTTGA
- the menB gene encoding 1,4-dihydroxy-2-naphthoyl-CoA synthase produces the protein MPKDFAPNESSPRQVLPGELTVPWESWGTYHDVLLDKSADGIARVAINRPEKRNAFRPRTVMELCDAFTRIRDDKDIGVVLFTGVGPSKDGGYAFCSGGDQSVRGDGGYLDEDGLPRLNVLDLQRIIRSLPKVVIALVAGYAIGGGQVLHLLCDLSLAAENAVFGQTGPKVGSFDGGFGSGYLARVVGQRKAREIWFLCRRYGAHDALRMGLVNAVFPIDRLENEGVLWAREILQHSPTAIRCLKAAFNAETDGLAGIQELAGQATHLFYRTDEAKEGKIAFLEKRMPDFSDSGWLP, from the coding sequence ATGCCTAAAGACTTTGCTCCTAATGAATCATCCCCAAGGCAAGTTTTACCAGGGGAATTAACAGTCCCTTGGGAATCTTGGGGGACCTACCATGATGTTTTATTAGATAAATCAGCTGATGGTATAGCAAGGGTTGCAATTAATCGTCCTGAGAAACGCAATGCTTTTAGACCTCGCACAGTAATGGAGCTTTGTGATGCTTTTACTAGGATTAGAGATGATAAGGATATAGGTGTTGTTCTATTTACTGGTGTAGGGCCTTCAAAGGATGGTGGCTATGCCTTTTGTTCAGGAGGCGATCAAAGTGTTAGAGGTGATGGTGGTTACCTTGATGAGGACGGGTTGCCAAGGCTAAATGTCCTTGATTTGCAGAGAATTATTCGTAGCCTCCCTAAGGTTGTTATTGCACTTGTCGCTGGTTATGCAATTGGAGGTGGGCAAGTTTTACATTTACTTTGTGACCTAAGTCTCGCGGCGGAAAATGCCGTTTTTGGTCAAACAGGTCCAAAAGTTGGAAGCTTTGATGGAGGTTTTGGGTCTGGTTATTTGGCAAGGGTGGTTGGCCAACGAAAAGCCCGTGAAATATGGTTTCTATGCCGAAGATATGGTGCTCATGACGCATTGAGAATGGGATTGGTTAATGCGGTATTCCCAATAGATCGTCTTGAGAATGAGGGGGTTTTGTGGGCACGTGAGATTTTGCAGCACAGTCCAACTGCCATAAGGTGTTTAAAAGCTGCTTTTAATGCTGAAACTGATGGACTTGCAGGGATTCAAGAACTTGCAGGTCAAGCAACCCATCTTTTTTATAGAACTGATGAAGCAAAAGAAGGAAAAATTGCATTCTTAGAAAAAAGAATGCCTGATTTTTCCGATTCAGGTTGGCTCCCCTAA